The Methanocaldococcus jannaschii DSM 2661 genome has a segment encoding these proteins:
- a CDS encoding MinD/ParA family ATP-binding protein, whose translation MKIGFYNIQGGTGKTTVAANFAYILSQSVKTILIDCDIYGGTTAVLFGLEDKEHNLNTYLAGDSAIEDIIYHYDDLAIIHTDVSSKVFGYKSDLNRFETLVKELEEEYDVIIYDFPPNITEDNPLIGYVGEFELVNKVVVVGEDSIPSIVNSLKTIELITDLGIGLTGIIVNKYRGLTDISEIIDDVIGVLPYDQNVERQWVESTPIVKIKTKFTKEMTALANEIASIYLEKDLASLRALRLAKAISELTEVEKSEKDFEDYLE comes from the coding sequence ATGAAAATAGGATTTTACAATATTCAGGGAGGTACTGGAAAAACTACTGTTGCTGCAAATTTTGCATACATACTTAGTCAGTCAGTAAAAACAATATTGATTGATTGTGATATATATGGAGGAACGACTGCAGTGTTATTTGGTCTTGAAGATAAGGAACATAACCTAAATACTTACCTTGCAGGGGATTCTGCAATTGAGGATATAATATATCATTATGATGATTTGGCTATTATCCATACTGACGTCTCTTCTAAGGTTTTTGGATATAAATCTGACTTAAATAGATTTGAAACCTTAGTCAAAGAATTAGAAGAAGAATACGATGTCATAATTTATGATTTTCCACCAAACATTACTGAAGACAACCCATTGATAGGTTATGTTGGTGAGTTTGAACTCGTCAATAAGGTAGTTGTAGTTGGTGAGGATAGTATCCCATCAATTGTAAATTCCCTGAAAACTATAGAACTTATAACAGATTTGGGTATAGGACTTACAGGGATAATTGTGAATAAATATAGAGGGCTTACCGATATTAGTGAGATAATAGATGATGTTATTGGAGTTCTACCCTACGACCAAAATGTAGAAAGGCAGTGGGTAGAAAGCACACCAATAGTAAAAATTAAAACAAAATTCACAAAGGAGATGACTGCATTAGCTAATGAAATCGCGAGTATCTATTTAGAGAAGGATTTAGCATCATTAAGAGCCTTAAGATTAGCAAAAGCTATTTCAGAACTAACTGAAGTAGAAAAATCTGAAAAGGACTTTGAAGATTATTTAGAATAA
- a CDS encoding ABC transporter ATP-binding protein, which produces MKVKLKVENLTKIFEFNGNRVKALDNINLEVYENEFLTVMGPSGCGKTTLLRIIAGLDYPTEGKVLLDGKEVKGPGADRGVVFQQYTLMPWRTVLKNVTFGLELKGIPKNERIEIAKKFIKMVGLEGFEDAYPYQLSGGMQQRVAIARTLANDPEIVLMDEPFAALDAQTRNILQNELLKIWQKEKKTVFFVTHSVDEAVYLSDRVVVLTARPGRIKEIVKIDLERPRDRTSIEFLEYRKKILNILKDEVLKSLK; this is translated from the coding sequence ATGAAGGTAAAGCTAAAAGTGGAAAATCTAACAAAAATTTTTGAATTTAATGGGAATAGAGTTAAAGCATTAGATAATATTAATTTAGAGGTTTATGAGAATGAATTTTTAACAGTTATGGGGCCAAGTGGTTGTGGAAAAACAACATTATTAAGAATTATAGCTGGTTTAGATTATCCAACTGAAGGAAAAGTTTTATTAGATGGGAAAGAAGTTAAAGGCCCTGGAGCTGATAGAGGAGTTGTATTTCAACAATATACGCTAATGCCATGGAGAACTGTTTTAAAAAATGTTACATTTGGCTTAGAGTTAAAAGGTATCCCAAAAAATGAAAGAATAGAGATTGCTAAAAAATTTATTAAAATGGTTGGATTGGAAGGATTTGAAGATGCCTATCCTTATCAATTAAGTGGAGGGATGCAACAGAGGGTGGCTATAGCAAGAACTTTAGCAAACGACCCAGAGATTGTTTTAATGGATGAGCCGTTTGCTGCATTAGATGCCCAAACAAGGAATATTTTACAGAATGAATTATTAAAAATATGGCAAAAGGAGAAAAAAACAGTGTTTTTCGTCACCCATAGCGTTGATGAGGCAGTTTATCTTTCAGATAGAGTTGTTGTTTTAACTGCAAGACCTGGAAGAATAAAAGAGATTGTAAAAATTGATTTGGAAAGACCAAGAGATAGAACAAGTATAGAATTCCTTGAATATAGAAAGAAAATACTAAACATATTGAAAGATGAGGTCTTAAAATCTCTAAAATAA
- a CDS encoding zinc ribbon domain-containing protein codes for MVRVVPLTDEEKMSIVSGLRSSVPATKLVTLRKLQEIAEVRPEAILYLDTYDKVTLNEIITLLNQIIEYDPDEILRREAMITLEKVKKALGTKFSTFVPLCNSCKSPIDLGWTYCTNCGAEIKNMTFEEEVERCPNCNNYISDSWKYCAHCGAKLKEEEEEVLRCPNCKRPVQPEWIVCPYCGYRLKRKP; via the coding sequence ATGGTTCGTGTAGTTCCTTTAACTGATGAAGAAAAAATGAGTATTGTTTCAGGATTGAGAAGTTCAGTTCCTGCTACAAAATTGGTGACATTGAGAAAGTTACAGGAGATTGCTGAAGTTAGACCAGAGGCAATTTTATACTTGGATACTTACGATAAAGTAACGTTGAATGAAATTATCACATTACTAAATCAGATAATTGAATACGACCCTGATGAGATTCTAAGAAGAGAAGCAATGATAACTCTTGAAAAAGTTAAGAAAGCTTTGGGAACTAAGTTTTCAACATTTGTTCCTCTCTGTAATTCATGTAAATCTCCAATTGATTTGGGATGGACTTACTGTACTAACTGTGGGGCTGAGATTAAAAATATGACATTTGAAGAAGAAGTAGAAAGATGTCCAAACTGTAATAATTATATTTCAGATTCTTGGAAATACTGTGCTCACTGTGGTGCAAAGCTAAAAGAAGAGGAGGAAGAGGTTTTAAGATGTCCAAACTGTAAAAGACCTGTACAACCCGAGTGGATCGTCTGTCCATACTGTGGCTATAGACTTAAAAGAAAACCATAA
- a CDS encoding ABC transporter permease, whose protein sequence is MNHKKGISVKINTKELVLKISLPALAVVIWELLAIYINNPVILPRVEAVINVLIHPFQGILGTGSLIDNTIISIKRVISGFLLASAVAIPLGILMGYYRTVNSLCDTLIELLRPIPPLAWVPLSLAWFGLGEMSMIFIIFIGAFFPILINTISGVKGVPTPLIEAALTLGAKGRDILIKVVIPASSPSILTGLRVGAGIAWMCVVAAEMLPSSNAGLGYLIMYAYSLSRMDVVIACMIIIGLIGLVLDRGLRYIEDKYFVWRKMMK, encoded by the coding sequence ATGAACCATAAAAAGGGGATTAGTGTGAAAATAAATACAAAAGAATTAGTGTTGAAAATATCCCTTCCAGCTTTGGCTGTAGTTATTTGGGAATTGTTGGCAATATATATAAATAACCCTGTCATACTCCCAAGGGTTGAAGCAGTTATTAATGTTTTAATTCATCCATTTCAAGGAATTTTAGGAACTGGGAGTTTGATAGATAATACAATAATTAGTATAAAGAGAGTCATAAGTGGTTTTTTATTAGCTTCAGCTGTAGCAATACCCTTAGGAATATTGATGGGCTACTATAGAACAGTAAATAGCTTATGTGACACATTAATAGAACTGTTAAGACCAATTCCACCATTAGCTTGGGTTCCTCTATCATTGGCATGGTTTGGATTAGGAGAGATGTCAATGATATTTATCATATTCATTGGAGCATTCTTCCCAATATTAATAAACACAATATCGGGAGTTAAAGGAGTCCCTACTCCATTAATTGAGGCAGCTTTAACATTAGGAGCTAAAGGAAGAGATATCTTAATAAAGGTTGTTATCCCCGCATCATCCCCAAGTATTTTAACTGGGCTGAGAGTTGGAGCAGGTATAGCATGGATGTGTGTTGTCGCTGCTGAGATGCTACCATCAAGTAATGCTGGTTTAGGATACCTAATTATGTATGCCTATTCATTAAGTAGAATGGACGTTGTTATTGCCTGTATGATAATTATCGGATTGATTGGGCTTGTGTTAGATAGAGGACTGAGATATATTGAAGATAAATACTTTGTTTGGAGAAAGATGATGAAGTAA
- the mptD gene encoding dihydroneopterin aldolase, with product MRVEETEVFKKYFKNLTDRERAVFEGGITLGALFHQFVGTPVSKYNKESLERAIEEAMKNQPCVYDIKVKIRNVGEKYVSLDGKMLDVDLKIKINKTVAHLKLEYIPEIDYPLMYVKKFEE from the coding sequence ATGAGAGTAGAAGAAACAGAAGTTTTTAAAAAATATTTTAAAAATCTAACGGATAGAGAGAGGGCAGTGTTTGAAGGGGGGATTACCTTAGGAGCTTTATTTCACCAATTTGTAGGCACTCCAGTAAGTAAATACAATAAGGAATCTTTAGAAAGAGCTATAGAGGAAGCTATGAAAAATCAGCCATGTGTATATGATATAAAGGTAAAAATTAGAAATGTTGGGGAAAAATATGTCTCTTTAGATGGAAAGATGTTAGATGTCGATTTAAAAATTAAAATAAATAAAACAGTTGCTCATTTAAAACTTGAATATATCCCAGAAATTGACTATCCTCTAATGTATGTCAAAAAGTTTGAGGAATAA
- the hisF gene encoding imidazole glycerol phosphate synthase subunit HisF: MLTKRIIPCLDIKDGRVVKGTKFLNLRDAGDPVELAQYYDDEGADELVFLDITASAEKRDIIIDVVERTAEKVFIPLTVGGGIKSIEDFRRILRAGADKVSINTAAVKNPNLIKEASEIFGSQCVVVAIDAKRHYVNEDEIDKINKNVVKVEDGYCWFEVYIYGGRKETGIDAINWAKKVEELGAGEILLTSIDKDGTKSGYDLILTKEISKSVKLPVIASGGCGKPEHVYEAFVYGKADAALMAGILHYREYTIEEIKKYCADRGIPMRLL; the protein is encoded by the coding sequence ATGCTAACAAAGAGAATTATTCCATGCTTAGATATTAAAGACGGAAGAGTTGTTAAAGGAACTAAGTTTTTGAATTTGAGGGATGCTGGAGACCCAGTTGAGTTAGCCCAATACTATGATGATGAAGGAGCTGATGAGCTTGTATTTTTAGATATAACCGCCTCAGCTGAAAAGAGGGACATAATTATTGATGTTGTAGAGAGAACAGCTGAAAAAGTATTTATCCCATTAACTGTTGGTGGAGGAATTAAGTCAATTGAAGATTTTAGGAGAATACTGAGAGCCGGGGCTGATAAAGTTTCGATAAACACTGCCGCAGTAAAAAATCCAAATTTAATTAAAGAGGCAAGTGAGATATTTGGCTCTCAATGTGTTGTTGTTGCAATTGATGCTAAAAGACACTATGTTAATGAAGATGAGATAGATAAGATAAATAAAAATGTCGTTAAAGTAGAGGATGGTTATTGCTGGTTTGAAGTTTATATATACGGAGGGAGAAAAGAAACAGGTATAGATGCCATAAACTGGGCTAAAAAAGTTGAAGAATTGGGAGCTGGAGAGATTTTATTGACAAGTATTGATAAAGATGGGACAAAAAGTGGCTATGATTTGATATTGACAAAGGAGATTTCTAAAAGTGTTAAACTCCCTGTTATTGCAAGTGGAGGTTGTGGAAAACCAGAACATGTTTATGAGGCATTTGTTTATGGAAAGGCAGATGCCGCATTAATGGCAGGGATATTGCACTATAGAGAATATACAATAGAAGAGATAAAAAAATACTGTGCTGATAGAGGAATACCTATGAGATTATTATAA
- a CDS encoding TrmB family transcriptional regulator sugar-binding domain-containing protein: MKKIGILEIVVILSILITSVSLAYKFYSNNGNDYEFDGNQMYKCAWVCEKILNKNFPLNATIIGKWTLSKKPFNGEVKIYDAKGGTLYAIYNGTPITIGGELAYQEDIAAKKIILHPIGKSIIFYELNPIEGKSFRDIANEIENTTKNFNGLNIVDVIVEGSMGVDSKTYTPVERQKIMNNLDVDIKKGLGLYFVDYGIIINGKIHLNTLKNLDNYINSSNISTSKLTIYVVVNNSIDEIPNKIKENYAIITLG; encoded by the coding sequence ATGAAAAAAATTGGCATACTCGAAATAGTTGTTATATTGTCTATATTAATAACTTCTGTATCCTTGGCATATAAATTTTATAGTAATAATGGAAATGATTATGAGTTTGATGGAAACCAGATGTATAAATGTGCATGGGTATGTGAGAAAATTTTGAATAAAAATTTTCCTTTAAATGCCACTATTATTGGAAAATGGACGCTATCTAAAAAACCTTTCAATGGAGAGGTTAAGATATACGATGCAAAAGGGGGAACGTTATATGCAATATATAATGGAACACCAATAACTATTGGTGGAGAATTGGCTTATCAGGAAGATATAGCTGCAAAAAAAATAATATTGCATCCTATTGGAAAGTCAATAATATTTTATGAATTAAACCCAATAGAAGGAAAGTCATTCAGAGATATTGCAAATGAAATAGAAAACACAACAAAAAACTTTAATGGGTTGAATATTGTTGATGTTATAGTTGAGGGTAGTATGGGAGTTGATTCAAAAACATATACGCCAGTTGAAAGACAAAAGATTATGAATAATCTTGATGTTGATATTAAAAAAGGTTTAGGCCTATATTTTGTTGATTATGGAATTATAATTAATGGAAAAATTCATTTGAATACATTAAAAAATCTTGATAACTATATAAACTCTTCAAATATCTCAACATCAAAATTAACTATCTATGTTGTTGTAAATAATTCAATAGATGAGATACCCAATAAAATAAAGGAAAACTATGCTATTATTACATTGGGATAA
- a CDS encoding oligosaccharide repeat unit polymerase family protein translates to MLLLHWDNMGKIELHHVFVMLSCIYLIFSDISINSAVVFLFSSIFFYISFTAGKRLYYLIGIDKENLKINLKKHYNFGIFLMIVGLIAVTSDLIWVKDVPLFNPLSRKFLNVYFTTLSHLFLVGWAIVVASSNIDKKKILLYTIIFSILIMLLGYRTNVLVLLISVGAILYYKNKISNREILKYGILVFVILLGLSILRLYALGVEGNPITSRISLTMSIYDIIFNNFNGVFNGYIHYSAVFSYLGLCNGARTVIAKTLGIYNVSITPTIVGAVIGDYGTLAIIPYFGILGIFLGFFYKLAKDVKGIYLGIYGILFAYTLIGIESGILDIDVILYYFFGLILCIYAILLRKLKR, encoded by the coding sequence ATGCTATTATTACATTGGGATAATATGGGGAAGATTGAGCTTCATCATGTATTTGTTATGTTATCTTGCATTTATTTAATATTTTCAGACATTTCAATAAATTCAGCAGTAGTTTTTTTATTTTCATCAATATTCTTTTATATATCTTTTACTGCTGGTAAAAGGTTATATTATTTAATTGGCATAGATAAAGAGAATTTAAAAATAAACTTAAAGAAGCATTATAATTTTGGAATTTTTTTAATGATAGTTGGATTGATAGCAGTAACCTCTGACTTAATTTGGGTTAAAGATGTTCCTTTATTTAATCCATTGTCAAGAAAATTTTTAAATGTTTATTTTACAACATTATCTCATCTCTTTTTGGTAGGTTGGGCAATTGTAGTAGCTTCTTCCAATATTGATAAGAAAAAAATCTTGTTATATACAATTATATTTTCAATACTAATCATGCTCCTTGGATATAGGACAAATGTATTAGTTTTGTTAATTTCTGTTGGAGCAATTCTGTATTATAAAAATAAAATATCTAACAGAGAGATTTTAAAATACGGAATTCTTGTCTTTGTTATTTTATTGGGGTTGTCAATATTAAGATTGTATGCTTTGGGGGTTGAAGGAAATCCAATCACATCAAGAATATCTTTAACTATGAGTATCTATGACATAATATTCAACAACTTTAATGGTGTTTTTAATGGTTATATTCATTATTCGGCAGTGTTTTCATATCTTGGACTATGCAATGGAGCGAGAACCGTTATAGCTAAAACATTAGGGATTTATAATGTGAGTATAACACCAACAATAGTTGGGGCAGTTATTGGAGATTATGGGACTTTGGCTATAATCCCATACTTTGGGATATTAGGGATATTTTTAGGGTTCTTTTATAAATTGGCAAAAGATGTTAAAGGGATTTATTTAGGGATTTATGGAATATTGTTTGCCTATACGCTTATAGGAATTGAAAGTGGGATTTTGGATATAGATGTAATCCTCTATTATTTCTTTGGGTTGATACTATGCATATATGCAATATTATTGAGAAAATTAAAAAGATAG
- a CDS encoding RNA ligase: MKVSAYDLNKIAEKLNLSIKDLNKAFSRKILREDEYKEIKTLLFKKEFKGIEKGTVIFLNDNLDVVRGYPKTYRAITLYPTIKKHFIDKVVIEEKLNGYNIRIVKIDGEVYALTRSGYICPFTTKKVKKFLNLEILDDYSEYMLCGEMIGINNPYTPYYYKEVDRGFENLGFYIFDIKERETNKSLPIKERINLCEKYNLPYVKPLAVVDKDEAHIHVREIIEKLNKEGREGVVLKDPDMAVSPIKYTTHYTQCEDLKSAFTFFFDLGMDFLFSRVVREGFMSYEFKETLEERKNRAKDLGEAILLPMVETINKVASGERVSEDFELIFDSEEDFDEFLDFMRKMKMVITIKNIEKIDTEEGVKIKAVIGKIYNKTNDKIISYLNGTLWE; this comes from the coding sequence ATGAAGGTTTCAGCATACGATTTAAATAAAATAGCAGAAAAACTCAATTTATCCATAAAAGATTTAAATAAAGCATTTAGTAGGAAAATTTTAAGAGAGGATGAATATAAAGAAATAAAAACATTACTATTTAAAAAAGAATTTAAAGGGATAGAGAAGGGGACAGTTATATTTTTAAACGACAACCTTGATGTTGTTAGAGGGTATCCAAAAACATACAGGGCTATAACTCTCTATCCTACAATAAAAAAACATTTTATTGATAAGGTTGTTATTGAAGAGAAATTGAACGGATATAATATAAGAATCGTTAAAATAGATGGAGAGGTTTATGCCTTAACAAGAAGTGGCTACATCTGCCCATTTACAACAAAAAAAGTTAAAAAATTCTTAAACTTAGAGATTTTAGATGACTATAGCGAGTATATGTTATGTGGAGAAATGATTGGCATAAACAACCCTTACACACCTTACTATTACAAAGAGGTTGATAGGGGCTTTGAAAATCTTGGATTTTATATATTTGACATAAAGGAGAGGGAGACAAATAAATCCTTACCAATAAAAGAGAGAATAAACCTATGTGAAAAATATAATTTGCCTTATGTTAAGCCACTGGCTGTAGTTGATAAAGATGAAGCTCATATACATGTAAGGGAAATCATTGAAAAGCTAAACAAAGAAGGAAGAGAAGGGGTTGTTTTAAAAGACCCAGATATGGCTGTTTCACCAATAAAATACACAACTCACTATACTCAGTGTGAAGATTTAAAATCAGCCTTTACCTTTTTCTTTGATTTAGGAATGGACTTTTTATTCAGTAGGGTTGTGAGAGAGGGATTTATGAGTTATGAGTTTAAAGAAACTCTTGAAGAGAGAAAGAATAGGGCTAAAGATTTAGGAGAGGCAATTTTATTGCCAATGGTTGAAACAATTAATAAAGTAGCCAGTGGGGAGAGGGTTTCTGAAGACTTTGAGCTTATATTTGATAGTGAAGAGGATTTTGATGAGTTTTTAGATTTTATGAGAAAGATGAAAATGGTTATAACAATAAAAAATATTGAAAAGATTGATACTGAGGAAGGTGTTAAAATTAAGGCAGTAATTGGGAAAATATACAATAAAACTAACGATAAAATTATTAGCTATTTAAATGGAACACTTTGGGAATAA
- a CDS encoding PHP domain-containing protein, with amino-acid sequence MKVDLHVHSIVSKCSLNPKGLLEKFCIKKNIVPAICDHNKLTKLNFAIPGEEIATNSGEFIGLFLTEEIPANLDLYEALDRVREQGALIYLPHPFDLNRRRSLAKFNVLEEREFLKYVHVVEVFNSRCRSIEPNLKALEYAEKYDFAMAFGSDAHFIWEVGNAYIKFSELNIEKPDDLSPKEFLNLLKIKTDELLKAKSNLLKNPWKTRWHYGKLGSKYNIALYSKVVKNVRRKLNI; translated from the coding sequence ATGAAAGTGGATTTACACGTTCATTCTATAGTAAGCAAATGTTCTTTAAATCCAAAAGGTCTTTTAGAAAAATTTTGTATAAAGAAAAATATTGTCCCAGCGATTTGTGACCATAATAAACTAACTAAACTAAATTTTGCAATACCTGGGGAGGAGATAGCAACAAATAGTGGAGAATTTATTGGTCTATTCCTAACTGAAGAAATACCAGCAAATTTGGATTTATATGAAGCATTAGATAGAGTTAGAGAGCAGGGAGCTTTAATCTACCTTCCACATCCCTTTGATTTAAATAGAAGAAGAAGTTTAGCAAAATTCAACGTATTAGAAGAGAGGGAGTTTTTAAAGTATGTTCATGTTGTTGAAGTATTCAACAGTAGATGTAGGAGTATAGAACCAAACTTAAAAGCTCTTGAATATGCTGAAAAATATGATTTTGCAATGGCTTTTGGGAGTGACGCCCATTTTATATGGGAAGTTGGAAACGCTTATATAAAGTTTAGCGAGCTAAATATAGAAAAACCAGATGATTTGTCACCAAAGGAGTTCTTAAATTTATTGAAAATAAAAACTGACGAGCTGTTAAAAGCAAAATCCAACTTACTAAAAAATCCATGGAAAACAAGATGGCACTATGGGAAGTTAGGAAGCAAGTATAATATAGCGTTATATAGCAAAGTTGTGAAAAATGTTAGAAGAAAATTAAACATCTAA
- the nadA gene encoding quinolinate synthase, whose protein sequence is MDIVERINKLKEEKNAVILAHNYQPKEIQKIADFLGDSLELCIKAKETDADIIVFCGVDFMGESAKILNPEKKVLMPEIEGTQCPMAHQLPPEIIKKYRELYPEAPLVVYVNTTAETKALADITCTSANADRVVNSLDADTVLFGPDNNLAYYVQKRTDKKVIAIPEGGGCYVHKKFTIDDLKRVKSKYPNAKVLIHPECSPELQDNADYIASTSGILRIVLESDDEEFIIGTEVGMINRLEIELEKLGKKKTLIPLRKDAICHEMKRITLEKIEKCLLEERYEIKLEKEIIEKAQKAIERMLRI, encoded by the coding sequence ATGGATATAGTAGAAAGAATAAACAAATTAAAAGAAGAAAAAAATGCAGTAATATTGGCTCACAATTATCAACCAAAGGAGATACAGAAAATAGCTGATTTTCTTGGAGATTCATTAGAGTTGTGTATAAAGGCAAAAGAAACAGATGCTGACATAATAGTATTTTGTGGAGTAGATTTTATGGGAGAGTCAGCAAAAATTTTGAATCCAGAGAAAAAAGTTTTGATGCCAGAGATTGAAGGAACCCAATGCCCAATGGCTCACCAACTACCCCCAGAGATTATAAAGAAGTATAGAGAGCTTTATCCAGAGGCTCCATTGGTTGTTTATGTGAATACAACAGCAGAGACAAAAGCATTAGCTGATATTACATGCACATCAGCAAATGCAGATAGAGTAGTTAATTCCTTGGATGCTGATACAGTTTTATTTGGTCCGGATAACAACTTAGCTTATTATGTGCAAAAAAGAACTGATAAAAAAGTTATAGCTATTCCTGAAGGGGGAGGTTGTTATGTGCATAAAAAATTCACAATAGATGATTTAAAGAGAGTTAAAAGCAAATATCCAAATGCTAAAGTTTTAATTCATCCAGAATGTAGTCCAGAATTGCAAGATAATGCTGATTACATAGCAAGCACAAGTGGAATATTGAGGATTGTTTTAGAGTCAGATGATGAAGAGTTTATAATTGGCACTGAAGTTGGAATGATAAATAGATTGGAGATAGAGCTTGAAAAATTGGGTAAAAAGAAAACCTTAATTCCATTGAGGAAAGATGCTATTTGCCACGAGATGAAAAGAATAACATTGGAGAAGATAGAAAAATGTTTATTAGAGGAGAGATATGAAATTAAATTAGAGAAAGAGATTATTGAAAAAGCTCAAAAAGCTATTGAAAGAATGCTTAGAATTTAG